The following proteins are encoded in a genomic region of Ornithinibacillus sp. 4-3:
- a CDS encoding recombinase family protein, producing MIAIYARVSTEEQLKGYSIEGQIEDCLAFAGTRNAKLYVDDGYTGEILNRPSLSKLLADVEAGFIRQIICYDPDRLSRKLLNQLLITEKLTKFQVQLNFVKSEYKNDAEGQLYFQVRGAFSEFDKAKIKHNTMTGKYRKAKQGYVVKDSGLYGYDYCTEQKTYVINKREANIVQMIFDYFTNPAYSFQGVKGIALHLTKTGIQTARGAKVWHRQVVRQILMNEAYTGVYYQNRYDTEGNYVKKQAGEKYASGRLRPRKEWIQITIPAIISKDQFNDAQERLKVIRRRYAGYSYHDYLLSGLVRCARCGGKMTGRKTNSHGKKYYVYHCRKNNTALSSTGCGRMISEKKLNENVWLEIEEWISKVKEVQETGEWMPKSYVLLEIEEIQKQIKNCESGRKRLLELLTILEDDDIDLQEIKEKIHAIHVEERDLSIQLKEKEQQLVKERNPNRSVLKKAIDSYFRTKNKILTTKEKQEILRVLIKEVQVVDADRLRILTF from the coding sequence ATGATTGCGATTTATGCGAGAGTGTCGACGGAAGAGCAATTGAAGGGATACAGCATCGAGGGGCAGATTGAAGATTGCTTGGCTTTTGCTGGTACAAGAAATGCAAAACTGTATGTGGACGATGGGTATACAGGGGAAATACTTAATCGACCTAGTTTATCTAAATTATTAGCAGATGTGGAAGCTGGATTTATCCGTCAAATTATCTGTTATGATCCAGATCGATTATCTAGAAAATTATTAAATCAATTACTAATTACGGAAAAGCTAACAAAATTTCAGGTGCAATTAAATTTTGTAAAAAGTGAATATAAAAATGATGCAGAAGGGCAACTTTATTTTCAGGTCCGTGGTGCATTTTCTGAATTTGACAAAGCAAAAATTAAACATAATACAATGACAGGAAAATATCGAAAGGCAAAACAAGGTTATGTAGTAAAAGATAGCGGACTTTATGGTTATGATTATTGTACAGAACAGAAAACATATGTGATTAATAAACGTGAGGCAAACATTGTACAAATGATTTTTGATTATTTTACGAATCCCGCATATTCGTTTCAAGGGGTGAAAGGGATTGCGCTGCATTTGACGAAAACAGGAATACAGACAGCCCGTGGAGCGAAAGTATGGCATCGCCAGGTTGTTCGGCAAATTTTAATGAATGAAGCTTATACAGGAGTCTATTATCAAAATAGATATGATACGGAAGGGAATTATGTGAAGAAGCAAGCAGGGGAAAAATATGCATCAGGTAGATTGCGGCCACGAAAGGAATGGATTCAAATAACGATTCCAGCAATTATTTCCAAGGATCAATTTAATGATGCGCAAGAACGGTTAAAAGTGATTAGAAGAAGATATGCTGGATATAGTTATCATGATTATTTATTATCTGGTTTAGTTCGTTGCGCTCGCTGTGGCGGAAAGATGACCGGCAGGAAAACGAATTCGCATGGGAAAAAGTATTATGTATACCATTGTCGTAAAAATAACACAGCTCTTAGCTCAACTGGATGTGGCAGGATGATCAGTGAAAAGAAGTTAAATGAAAATGTTTGGTTAGAGATAGAAGAATGGATTAGCAAAGTAAAGGAAGTGCAAGAGACGGGGGAATGGATGCCGAAATCATATGTATTATTAGAAATCGAAGAAATCCAAAAACAAATTAAAAACTGTGAAAGTGGTAGGAAACGATTACTGGAATTATTAACGATATTAGAAGATGATGATATCGATTTACAAGAGATAAAGGAAAAGATTCATGCAATACACGTAGAGGAAAGAGATTTAAGCATCCAATTAAAGGAGAAGGAACAACAGTTAGTAAAAGAACGAAACCCGAATAGAAGTGTCTTGAAAAAAGCAATAGATAGTTATTTCCGTACAAAAAATAAAATCCTTACAACAAAAGAAAAACAAGAAATATTACGAGTCTTAATTAAGGAAGTGCAAGTGGTTGACGCAGATAGGCTTCGTA
- a CDS encoding helix-turn-helix domain-containing protein yields the protein MEHFSRILRSYREELKKEDSKWTQRYVAEKIGVARVTYTAYENGTKTPPLDVVLQIASVFNVSVDYLIGRTRYTELLENIIAAFNNDPTLEKWYLDLPYNDINSLRKLKRIYDILQEEE from the coding sequence ATGGAGCATTTCTCTAGAATTTTAAGGTCCTATCGGGAAGAATTGAAAAAAGAAGATAGTAAATGGACACAAAGATATGTAGCAGAAAAAATTGGAGTTGCTCGAGTAACTTACACCGCTTATGAGAATGGCACAAAAACTCCTCCGCTTGATGTTGTTCTACAAATCGCTTCTGTCTTTAATGTTTCTGTTGACTATTTGATCGGAAGAACTCGTTATACAGAGCTACTGGAAAATATCATTGCTGCCTTTAACAATGACCCTACCTTAGAAAAGTGGTATCTAGATTTGCCTTATAACGATATAAATAGCCTAAGAAAATTAAAACGCATTTATGATATTCTTCAGGAAGAGGAGTAA
- a CDS encoding ABC transporter substrate-binding protein: MNKRIFVSIFLVMLMVLVIGCSEDNENKESESDNTNEENTSNDNEDQATGGQLNIGISAQPPTLDPHISSATAMSDVTKSMYETLLTLNSEGEIVPQLAESFDVSEDGKTYTFQLRQGVLFHNGKEMKAEDVVASMNRWTKESISVPNFLKAGEFVEVDEYVVELQLPNPSALTLPVLSKDRYYGAIIPKEVVEGADETGITEHIGTGPFQFVEWKQDQYIHQTKFEDYQPVDAPADGMSGKKEALVDDIYFNFVPDSSTQVAGILSGEYDIVLGIPGSYYDQLVNNPDVDTHVKVSGHSVVFFNKNEGWFEDERMRQAVNAAIDVEAILLGGFGNEELYEINSSYEHGIWESEEGSEFYNEKDLDKAKRLLEEAGYNGEPIVFVTTRDYEEHYNQAIVIQEQLEKVGINMEIEVYDWPTRNEKLNDPSIWDMSLTGATTKATPIEHIYLNQEYVNGPEDEKTNELIDDMSNAKTLEEAKAIWDELQGYLWEYLTAIKLGDTMDVSVTSKNVEGFGYLGGPLLWNTSNNK; the protein is encoded by the coding sequence ATGAACAAAAGAATATTCGTATCGATATTTTTGGTAATGTTGATGGTATTAGTGATTGGTTGTAGTGAGGATAATGAGAATAAAGAGAGTGAATCAGATAATACAAATGAAGAAAATACGTCAAATGATAATGAGGATCAAGCAACAGGAGGTCAATTAAACATTGGTATTTCTGCTCAGCCACCGACATTAGATCCACATATTTCATCTGCTACAGCAATGTCAGATGTAACTAAATCAATGTACGAAACATTACTGACATTAAATAGCGAAGGAGAGATTGTTCCACAGCTTGCCGAATCATTTGATGTAAGTGAGGATGGAAAAACATATACTTTTCAATTAAGACAAGGTGTTTTATTCCATAATGGAAAAGAAATGAAAGCAGAAGATGTTGTTGCTTCAATGAATCGTTGGACAAAAGAATCTATTTCAGTACCAAATTTCTTAAAAGCGGGAGAATTTGTTGAAGTTGATGAATACGTTGTTGAATTACAATTACCTAATCCTTCTGCTTTAACTTTACCGGTGTTGTCTAAAGACAGATACTACGGTGCGATTATTCCAAAAGAAGTAGTTGAAGGGGCAGATGAAACTGGGATTACGGAACATATTGGGACAGGCCCATTCCAATTTGTAGAATGGAAACAAGATCAGTATATTCACCAAACAAAATTTGAAGATTATCAGCCTGTAGATGCACCAGCTGATGGAATGTCTGGTAAAAAAGAAGCGTTAGTGGATGATATTTACTTTAACTTTGTACCTGATTCATCTACACAAGTTGCTGGAATATTATCTGGTGAATATGATATTGTTTTAGGGATTCCAGGAAGTTATTATGATCAGTTGGTTAATAACCCAGATGTTGACACGCATGTTAAAGTAAGTGGACATTCTGTTGTTTTCTTCAACAAAAATGAAGGCTGGTTTGAAGATGAGCGTATGCGACAAGCAGTTAATGCAGCTATAGATGTTGAAGCTATTTTATTAGGCGGCTTCGGAAATGAAGAGCTTTATGAAATAAATTCAAGCTATGAACATGGGATTTGGGAAAGTGAAGAGGGCAGTGAGTTTTATAATGAAAAAGATTTAGACAAAGCAAAACGATTACTAGAAGAGGCTGGATATAATGGAGAGCCAATTGTATTTGTAACTACACGAGACTATGAGGAGCATTATAATCAGGCAATTGTTATTCAAGAGCAATTAGAGAAGGTCGGAATTAATATGGAAATTGAAGTGTATGATTGGCCTACTCGAAATGAAAAATTAAATGACCCATCAATTTGGGATATGTCATTAACAGGTGCAACAACCAAAGCAACTCCAATTGAACACATCTATTTAAATCAGGAGTATGTGAATGGACCAGAAGATGAAAAAACAAATGAATTGATTGATGATATGTCTAATGCTAAAACATTAGAAGAAGCTAAAGCAATATGGGATGAGCTCCAAGGCTATTTATGGGAGTATTTAACAGCTATTAAACTTGGTGACACAATGGACGTTTCTGTAACTTCTAAGAATGTAGAAGGCTTTGGCTATTTAGGTGGTCCATTATTATGGAACACATCAAATAATAAGTAA
- a CDS encoding amidohydrolase, with amino-acid sequence MKEIALINGNIITLDEQVPEAEAVYIQDGKIVKVGDQQDIDSYITNDTEVIDLQGKTVLPGFIESHTHPLSFGIGSVFELDCRASAVGSIEEMKSKLQEHANQHQDHEWIYGYGWNENKLTEKQVPTKWDLDDAVPDRPVVLRRTCGHIYVANSKALELAGINQDTPDPPGGRIVRDSTTNEPTGVLEESANLLLPKPKYSLADAAEGLRHVQDYCLRHGITTIHEALIGKPFDYQVYQHAQRNNELDVRFRLWFWAIKNEERYGFLDSMIGMGLESGFGNDMLNIQGSKFMIDGAGSGKTAAVYEPYVDDPNNYGLLLYEEDKMISEITRSIEHGLRVAVHAIGDHAMEIAIKSFENALNVKSTEEIREMRNRIEHCVLPVGDHLERMKQLNLIASSSTGFISQIGDNYCKYFGTERANLMFPHRTYQKYGIVAPGNSDLPVTDANPFTGIYGLVTRKTETGTLFAEHEAISTLDAIKAYTIDAAYAACEEDKLGSISENKLADLIVVSENPLTVDPDHLKDLEVELTMVNGEVLYDKR; translated from the coding sequence ATGAAAGAAATTGCATTAATTAATGGAAACATCATCACGCTCGATGAACAAGTGCCAGAAGCAGAAGCTGTGTATATTCAAGATGGTAAAATTGTGAAGGTAGGAGATCAACAAGATATTGATTCCTATATCACAAATGATACGGAAGTAATTGATTTACAAGGCAAAACAGTGCTTCCTGGATTTATTGAAAGTCATACACATCCACTGTCATTTGGTATTGGTAGTGTATTTGAGCTTGATTGTCGAGCTAGTGCCGTTGGTTCCATTGAGGAAATGAAAAGTAAATTACAAGAACATGCAAATCAACATCAAGATCACGAATGGATTTATGGATACGGATGGAATGAAAATAAATTAACGGAGAAGCAGGTACCAACAAAATGGGATCTAGATGATGCTGTACCTGATCGTCCAGTTGTTCTAAGAAGAACTTGTGGACATATTTATGTTGCCAATAGTAAAGCGCTAGAGCTTGCTGGGATTAATCAAGATACTCCTGACCCACCAGGAGGAAGAATTGTAAGAGATTCTACTACAAATGAGCCAACAGGTGTCTTAGAAGAAAGCGCGAATCTATTATTACCAAAGCCAAAATATTCTTTAGCAGATGCAGCAGAAGGCCTTCGACATGTACAAGATTACTGTTTAAGGCATGGTATTACAACGATTCATGAAGCTTTAATTGGTAAACCTTTTGACTATCAAGTATATCAGCATGCGCAGAGAAACAATGAATTAGATGTTCGTTTTCGATTATGGTTTTGGGCAATTAAAAATGAAGAACGCTATGGATTTTTAGATAGTATGATTGGTATGGGCTTAGAAAGTGGATTTGGAAATGATATGTTAAATATTCAAGGCTCCAAATTTATGATTGATGGAGCTGGTAGTGGAAAAACTGCGGCAGTATATGAACCATATGTTGATGACCCTAATAATTATGGATTATTACTTTATGAAGAAGATAAAATGATTAGTGAAATTACACGTTCCATTGAGCATGGCTTAAGAGTTGCTGTACACGCAATTGGCGACCATGCAATGGAGATTGCAATTAAGAGTTTTGAAAACGCTTTAAATGTGAAAAGCACAGAAGAGATTCGAGAAATGCGTAATCGGATTGAACATTGTGTGCTTCCAGTTGGTGATCATTTAGAACGAATGAAACAATTAAATTTAATAGCTAGTTCATCTACAGGTTTTATCTCACAAATTGGAGATAATTATTGTAAATATTTTGGAACCGAACGAGCAAATTTAATGTTTCCACATCGTACTTATCAAAAATATGGCATTGTAGCTCCAGGAAACTCTGATTTACCAGTAACTGATGCTAACCCTTTTACTGGAATCTATGGATTGGTAACTCGTAAAACAGAAACTGGTACATTATTTGCTGAACATGAAGCAATTTCTACGTTAGATGCAATAAAAGCATACACGATAGATGCAGCTTATGCAGCATGTGAGGAAGATAAATTAGGTTCTATTTCAGAAAATAAATTAGCCGATTTAATCGTTGTATCCGAAAATCCATTAACAGTAGATCCAGATCACTTAAAAGATTTAGAGGTAGAATTAACGATGGTTAACGGTGAGGTGCTTTACGATAAACGGTAG
- the mtnN gene encoding 5'-methylthioadenosine/S-adenosylhomocysteine nucleosidase, producing the protein MLIGIIGAMDEEITFLLDNIEDKQEITIANCLFVQGTLAQQNVVLLKSGIGKVNAAMATTIMCERFKPAFVINTGSAGGFAEELNIGDIVISDEVVHHDVDVTAFNYEYGQVPGMPVAFEADQQLIDRAEQVVARMDIQSKVGKIASGDAFISDPNRVALIHENITDIIAVEMEAAAVAQVCYQYQIPFVIIRALSDIAGKESSISFDQFLQQAAKNTTQFIIEMVK; encoded by the coding sequence TTGTTAATTGGAATAATTGGAGCAATGGATGAAGAAATTACTTTCCTATTAGATAATATAGAAGATAAGCAAGAGATAACAATAGCAAATTGTTTATTTGTCCAAGGAACATTAGCACAGCAAAATGTTGTTTTATTGAAGTCGGGTATTGGCAAAGTTAATGCTGCCATGGCAACAACTATTATGTGTGAGAGATTTAAGCCAGCTTTTGTAATCAATACTGGATCAGCAGGTGGTTTTGCTGAGGAGCTAAATATTGGAGATATCGTTATTTCTGATGAGGTTGTTCATCATGATGTAGATGTAACAGCATTTAATTATGAATATGGACAAGTACCTGGAATGCCAGTAGCTTTCGAAGCAGATCAACAACTAATTGATCGTGCAGAGCAAGTAGTTGCTAGAATGGATATACAATCTAAAGTCGGGAAAATTGCTTCAGGAGATGCATTTATTTCTGATCCAAATCGAGTAGCTCTCATTCATGAGAACATTACAGATATTATTGCTGTGGAAATGGAAGCAGCCGCGGTTGCACAAGTGTGTTATCAATATCAAATACCTTTTGTGATTATTCGAGCATTATCTGATATCGCAGGAAAAGAGTCTTCCATATCTTTTGATCAATTCTTACAGCAAGCAGCAAAAAATACAACTCAATTTATTATTGAAATGGTAAAATAA
- a CDS encoding DUF1510 family protein, producing the protein MDSQEIRGSRTDKMYKRRKNARAIYILLFIFIALLAVWVWMLATSDKDDAQENDENEIAALEDDESEANADAEDNEEEANQDNEADADDENEPGAEDEDNQEEPQDETNDDGRNLIENDPDDENVVETYAEEWDPLPTEQEEPHSINFDKESQDRNEIEEAITFVTDLNGDDMVVWWLENAGDQQIRATVSDSQETVINRVHLRWVDAEGWQPIKVEVLKENDQKWRFR; encoded by the coding sequence ATGGATTCCCAAGAAATTAGGGGTAGTAGAACAGATAAGATGTATAAACGTAGAAAAAATGCAAGGGCTATTTATATTTTACTATTTATTTTCATCGCATTATTAGCAGTTTGGGTATGGATGTTAGCTACTAGTGATAAAGATGATGCGCAAGAAAATGATGAAAATGAAATAGCCGCGCTGGAAGATGATGAATCAGAGGCAAATGCGGATGCGGAAGATAATGAGGAAGAAGCGAATCAAGATAATGAAGCAGATGCAGATGATGAAAACGAGCCTGGAGCTGAAGATGAAGATAATCAAGAAGAACCACAAGATGAGACAAATGATGATGGTAGAAACTTGATTGAAAATGATCCAGATGATGAAAATGTAGTAGAAACCTATGCAGAAGAATGGGATCCACTACCGACAGAACAGGAAGAACCACATTCTATTAATTTTGATAAAGAATCACAAGACAGAAATGAAATTGAAGAAGCAATTACTTTCGTAACAGATCTTAATGGCGATGATATGGTTGTATGGTGGCTTGAAAATGCTGGTGACCAGCAGATTAGAGCAACTGTTTCGGATTCGCAAGAGACAGTAATAAATCGTGTTCACCTTCGCTGGGTAGATGCAGAAGGCTGGCAACCAATTAAAGTTGAAGTATTAAAAGAAAATGATCAAAAATGGCGTTTTCGATAA
- the greA gene encoding transcription elongation factor GreA codes for MDKSYYMTQEGKDKLENELHFLKTTKRQEVVERIKVARDFGDLSENSEYDSAKEEQAFVETRIAQVEKMIRNAVIIENDDSASGEVALGKTVTFMELPQGEEETYTIVGSAEADPFEGKISNDSPMAKSLLGKTKGAEVSVSTPGGDIQVRIVDVH; via the coding sequence ATGGATAAAAGTTATTATATGACACAAGAGGGTAAAGATAAGTTAGAAAATGAATTACATTTTTTAAAAACAACTAAAAGACAAGAGGTAGTTGAACGTATAAAAGTGGCTCGAGATTTTGGTGACTTATCCGAGAACTCTGAATATGATTCAGCAAAAGAAGAGCAAGCATTTGTAGAAACAAGAATTGCTCAAGTAGAAAAGATGATTCGCAATGCAGTTATTATTGAAAATGATGATTCGGCATCTGGTGAGGTTGCATTAGGGAAAACAGTTACTTTTATGGAATTGCCACAAGGGGAAGAAGAAACATATACAATCGTTGGAAGTGCAGAAGCAGACCCATTTGAAGGAAAAATTTCCAATGACTCTCCAATGGCTAAAAGCTTATTAGGAAAAACAAAAGGTGCAGAAGTTTCTGTATCTACACCAGGTGGAGATATCCAAGTTCGAATTGTTGACGTACATTAA
- a CDS encoding O-methyltransferase yields MINEQLTNYLLETLPENPDWVNELERQGKEDRVPIMDPLGIQFVMQLIRIQQPAQILEVGTAIGYSALRMLQAVPNTNIITIERDDIRFEQAIKNISKLEKESQISVVHGDALEVMKDLQQETRKFDVIFIDAAKGQYTKFFELAIPLLSEKGMIISDNVLLKGFAAGIGTPNKRYIKMAEKIKAYNQWICQHPDFTTSITPIGDGVAISIKR; encoded by the coding sequence ATGATTAATGAACAATTAACTAATTATTTATTAGAAACATTACCAGAAAATCCAGATTGGGTGAATGAACTGGAAAGACAAGGGAAAGAAGATCGTGTTCCTATCATGGATCCTTTAGGAATACAATTTGTGATGCAGCTTATTCGAATTCAACAACCAGCACAAATTTTAGAAGTAGGTACAGCAATTGGCTATTCCGCATTACGGATGCTACAAGCAGTACCTAACACTAATATTATTACTATTGAAAGAGATGATATTCGTTTTGAGCAAGCGATAAAAAATATATCAAAATTAGAAAAAGAATCGCAAATATCGGTTGTTCATGGGGATGCATTAGAAGTAATGAAAGATCTGCAGCAAGAAACAAGAAAATTCGATGTTATTTTTATTGATGCCGCAAAAGGTCAATATACTAAGTTTTTTGAACTAGCTATTCCACTTCTTTCAGAAAAAGGTATGATTATTTCAGATAATGTGCTTTTAAAAGGTTTTGCTGCTGGGATAGGTACTCCAAATAAACGGTATATAAAGATGGCTGAAAAAATTAAAGCTTATAATCAATGGATTTGTCAGCATCCTGATTTTACTACTTCCATCACACCAATCGGTGATGGGGTAGCCATTAGCATAAAAAGATAA
- the mltG gene encoding endolytic transglycosylase MltG, translating to MSKEKKKMSYKDNARKRGEEASIVRRVVAIIILLLIIIIGAGGYAGYNYIKSALEPVDPSDTEVINVNIPMGSSSSTIANILKEHDLIKDARVFRFYVKFRNEGDFQAGDYELTKADSFDEIIEALKSGKVEDTVYYTVAIPEGKNMEEIAEIYANKLPFTQEEFLEVVENEEYVKELMAQYPTILTDAILEDDIRTPLEGYLFAATYQIYEEEPEVEAIVEMMLDKTEEVVSKYLSVIEEREWTVHEALTFASLLEKEARSEDERKNIASVFYNRLDDGMKLQTDPTVLYALGEHKDRVLYSDLEIESPYNTYYIEGLPVGPISNFGENSLEATLEPAETNYFYFLHDFDGNIHYAETHDEHIRLRNEYRSDDNS from the coding sequence ATGTCAAAAGAGAAAAAGAAAATGAGTTATAAGGATAATGCGAGAAAACGAGGGGAAGAAGCAAGTATTGTTCGTCGTGTTGTAGCTATTATTATTCTATTACTCATTATTATAATAGGAGCTGGAGGATATGCTGGCTATAATTACATCAAATCAGCTTTAGAGCCAGTCGATCCATCCGATACAGAGGTAATCAACGTAAACATTCCGATGGGCTCCTCATCATCAACTATTGCGAATATATTAAAAGAACATGATCTTATTAAAGATGCAAGAGTATTTCGTTTCTATGTTAAGTTTAGAAATGAAGGTGATTTCCAAGCAGGTGATTATGAATTAACTAAGGCAGATTCTTTTGATGAAATCATTGAAGCATTGAAGAGTGGTAAGGTGGAAGATACTGTTTACTATACAGTTGCAATTCCAGAGGGGAAAAATATGGAAGAAATTGCTGAAATCTATGCAAATAAGCTTCCTTTTACACAAGAAGAATTTCTTGAAGTAGTGGAGAATGAAGAGTATGTGAAAGAATTAATGGCTCAATATCCAACCATATTAACAGATGCTATATTAGAAGATGATATTCGTACACCTCTGGAAGGATATTTATTTGCTGCTACCTATCAAATCTATGAGGAAGAACCAGAGGTAGAAGCTATTGTAGAAATGATGTTAGATAAGACGGAGGAAGTCGTCAGTAAATATCTGAGTGTAATTGAAGAAAGAGAATGGACAGTTCATGAGGCACTTACTTTTGCTTCATTATTAGAGAAAGAAGCACGCTCTGAGGATGAAAGAAAAAATATTGCTAGTGTTTTTTATAATCGTTTAGATGACGGTATGAAATTACAAACAGATCCAACCGTACTTTATGCTTTAGGTGAGCATAAAGATCGAGTATTATACAGTGATTTAGAAATAGAATCTCCTTATAATACTTATTATATTGAAGGATTACCAGTAGGTCCTATTTCTAATTTTGGAGAGAATTCATTAGAGGCAACCTTAGAACCTGCAGAAACAAACTATTTCTATTTTCTACATGACTTTGATGGTAATATTCATTATGCAGAAACACATGATGAACATATTCGCTTAAGAAATGAATATCGTTCAGATGATAATAGCTAA
- a CDS encoding DUF1292 domain-containing protein, whose product MSLEAKERIIIPDENGEEHLFEVLFSFDVDATQKTYIAVTPVEQGEDEEVEVFAFRYELKNEDDNDLALFPIESDEEWDLVEEMLNTLVDEEELN is encoded by the coding sequence ATGTCATTAGAAGCAAAAGAAAGAATTATAATTCCAGATGAAAATGGAGAAGAACATCTATTTGAAGTTCTATTTTCATTCGACGTAGATGCAACACAAAAAACATACATTGCAGTTACACCAGTGGAGCAAGGCGAAGATGAAGAAGTAGAAGTGTTTGCTTTTCGTTATGAATTGAAAAACGAAGATGATAACGACCTTGCATTATTTCCGATTGAATCAGATGAAGAATGGGATTTAGTGGAAGAAATGTTAAATACACTCGTTGATGAAGAGGAATTAAACTAA
- the ruvX gene encoding Holliday junction resolvase RuvX, which translates to MKILGLDVGSKTIGVAISDAFGWTAQGLTTIHWDESNFTSADKELAEIIQMHEVEKVVVGLPKHMNGSIGERGLASMTYAEHIEETYQLPVVLWDERLTTTAAERVLLEADMSRKKRKKVIDKLAAVMILQGFLDQNSRGV; encoded by the coding sequence ATGAAAATATTGGGGTTAGATGTAGGGTCAAAAACGATTGGTGTAGCAATCAGTGATGCATTTGGTTGGACAGCCCAAGGGTTAACTACTATTCATTGGGATGAATCTAATTTTACTTCTGCTGATAAAGAATTAGCAGAAATAATCCAAATGCATGAAGTTGAGAAAGTTGTTGTTGGACTTCCGAAACATATGAATGGTTCTATTGGTGAAAGAGGACTTGCTTCAATGACTTACGCAGAGCATATTGAAGAAACATACCAGCTACCTGTCGTATTATGGGACGAAAGATTAACAACTACAGCAGCTGAACGCGTATTATTAGAGGCTGATATGAGCAGAAAAAAACGAAAAAAAGTGATCGATAAGCTAGCAGCAGTCATGATTTTACAAGGCTTTCTCGATCAAAATAGCAGAGGAGTGTAG
- a CDS encoding IreB family regulatory phosphoprotein, with the protein MSSIDKTMKFNFPDEPFDQDIKDILFTVHDALKEKGYNPHNQIVGYLLSGDPAYIPRYKDARNLIRKIERDEVIEELVRFYLKNQKDR; encoded by the coding sequence ATGAGCTCGATCGATAAAACAATGAAGTTTAATTTTCCGGATGAACCTTTTGACCAGGATATTAAGGATATATTATTTACTGTTCATGATGCATTAAAAGAAAAAGGCTATAATCCACATAACCAAATTGTTGGGTATTTACTGTCAGGTGACCCCGCATATATACCAAGATATAAAGATGCGAGAAATTTAATTCGTAAAATTGAACGAGACGAAGTAATAGAGGAGCTTGTAAGATTTTATTTGAAAAATCAAAAGGATAGATAA